In the genome of Achromobacter sp. MFA1 R4, the window AGCAGGATGGCGACCGCCGCGTTCAGGCCGGTCACCATGTCCACCACCGGCAGGCCGACCCGCGTGGCCTCGCCGTCCGCTTCGCCGTTCACGCTCATCAGGCCGCACATGGCCTGGGCGCAGGCGTCATAGCCCGGCAGGCCGCCCAGCGGGCCGTCCGAGCCGAAGCCGCTGACGCGGCAATGGATGAGCGCGGGAAAGGCCTGCTTGAGGTCCTGGTAGCCCAGGCCCCACTTCTCCAGCGTGCCGGGCTTGAAGTTCTCGACCAGCACGTCGGCGTCGGCCAGCAGATGGCGCAGCAGCTCCTGGCCGGCGGGTTGCGACAGGTCCAGCGTCATGCCGTCCTTGTTGCGGTTCACTCCGATGAAATACGAGGCCGTCTCGCCCAGAAAGGGCGGGCCCCAGCCGCGCGTCTCGTCGCCGCCGGGCGGCTCGATCTTCAGCACGTCGGCGCCGTGGTCGGCCAGGATCTGGGTGCAGTAGGGACCGCCCAGCACGCGCGACAGGTCGATCACCTTGCAGCCCGCGAGGGCGCCGGCGTTGGGTAGGGTAGGGGCCATGATGGGTTCGCTTCAGTCGATTCAGTCGATGGAGACGTTGGCGCTCTTGATGAGGGCGCGCCACTTGGGGACTTCGGTGCCGATGAACGCGGACAGGCCCTGCGGCGTCTTGTCCTGCGCTTCGACGATGCCCTGCGCGCGCAGGGTCTGGCCGATGGCGGGGTCTGACAGCGCGGTCCGGAACGCCTGGTTCAGCGTGCTGACGACCTCGGCCGGCGTGTCCTTGGGGGCGACGATGCCGAAGAAGACGCTGACGTCATAGCCGGCCAGTCCCTGCTCGGACAGGGTCGGCAGGTCAGGCAGCGCGTCGGAGCGCTGCGCGCTCGCCAGCCCGATGGCGCGCAGCTTGCCGGCCTTGACGTACGGCAGCGCGGTGAGGATGTCGGTGAACGACATCGACACCTGTCCGCCCAGCAGGTCGTTCAGCGCGGGGCCGGTGCCCTTGTACGGGATGTGCATGATCTGGGTGTTGGCCATGCGGTTGAACAGGATGCCGGCCAGGTGCGACGACGCGCCGTTGCCCGACGAGGCATAGCTCAGCTTGTCCGGGTTCTGGCGGGCGTAGGCGATCAGTTCCTGCAGATTGTTGGCGGGCACCGACGGGTTCACGACCAGGATGTTGGGCAGGTGGCCGATGCGGATGATGGGCGCGAAGCTGGTCTCGGGGTTGTAGCCCTGGTTCTTGTACAGGCTGACGTTGATGGCGAGCGGCCCCGAGGTGCCGAACAGGATGGTGTAGCCGTCGGGCTTGGCGGCGGCGACGTATTCGGAACCGATGTTGCCGCCCGCGCCGCTCCGGTTTTCGACGATGACGTTCTGCTTGAGCGGCTCGCGCAGCTTATCGGCGAGACGGCGCGCCAGCGCGTCGGTGGGCCCGCCGGGCGGGAAGGGCACGACTAGCGTGACGGGCCGCGCGGTCGGGAAGGCGTCGGCGGCTGCGGCGGGCGCCGCCGTCACGGCGGCTGCGGCGGCCGCAACGGCCAGCAGAAGGGGGGCGAAATGGCGTTTCATGGGTGTCTCCGGTGAATGACGCGCCGGCTGTGCCGCCGGCGTCGGGTGAGGGCAAAGCGGGGTGTGCGCACTACAGCGCGTATTGCAGGATGGCCCGGCAGGCCACGCTCTCGTCGGGGGGGATGGCGTAGGGATCGCGCGGCGCCAGGCGGTGCAGCAGCACCTGGTCGGCCAGCCGCGCGCGGCTTTCCAGGCCGGCGCCGGTGGCTTCCCAGCGCAGGGCGGCCATCGAGACGGCGTGGTAGAGCAACGATGCGGCCTGGCGGGCCAGTTCCGCGTGGTCGCCCTGCGCGGCGTGTTCGGCCAGCGCATAGGTCTTTTCCAGGGCGTCGGCCTGCGCGTCGGCCAGTCCGGCCGGGCAGGGCACGCCCTCGGCCAGCAGGCGGTCGATGTGGCTGCGCAGCGCGGGCAGGGAATTTTCTTTCTTGATGGCGCGCAGCACGTCCAGCGCGACGATGTTGCTGGTGCCCTCCCAGATGGAGCCCAGATGCGCGTCGCGGACCAGCCGGGGCTCGGTCCATTCTTCGATGTAGCCGCAGCCGCCGCGCACTTCCATGGCGTCGCCGGTGACCTTGCGCGCATCGCGGCAGGCGCGGAACTTGATGAGCGGCGTCAGGATGCGGGCCAGCGCGGGGTCGGCCGCGCCCTGGTCGGCGTCGGCCAGCGCCCGCGCCGTCTGGAACATCACGCTGCGCGCCTGTTCGGCCCACACCGTCATCTTGACGAGCTGGCGCTGCATCAGCGGCATGTCGATCAGCCGCTTGCCGAAGGCGCGGCGGTGCTGCGACACGTAGACGGCCTCGGTGACGGCGCGGCGCATCAGGCCGGCGGCGCGCATGCCGTTCGATAGCCGCGAGTTGTTGATCATGTCGGCCATGTGCTTGAAGCCGCGGCCGCGTTCGCCCACCAGCCATGCCACCGCGCCTTCCAGGCGGATCTCGCCGCTGGCCATCGAGCGGGTGCCCAGCTTGTCCTTCAGGCGCAGGATGCGGTAGTGGTTGTGCGTCCCGTCGGCCAGGTCGCGCGGCAGCAGAAAGAGCGACACGCCCTTCAGGCCGGGTTGCGCCTCGCTGCGCGCCAGCACCATCGCGAAACCGGCGTCGGGGTTCGAGCAGAACCACTTGTCGCCGTGGATGCGCCAGGTGCCGTCGTCCTGGGCCTGGGCCGTGACCTCGGTGGCGCTGACGTCCGAGCCCGCGCCCTGTTCGGTCATGAACATCGCGCCCTGGCGCAGCGTGTCGAAATCCTGCGAGGTGACTTGCGGCAGCACGCGCTCGACCAGCGCCGGATCGCCGAACTTGCGCAAGGTGCGCGCCAGCGAGTCGGTCATGCTGACCGGGCAGCACAGGCCGAATTCGGCCTGCACGAAAAGATGGCTGAGCGCGTACTTGGCCGCCGCGGGCATGGGTTCGGGCCAGCCGAGCACGCCGCCGCGATGGGACAGCGCGGCCAGGCCGAATTCGCTGTAGGCCAGGCGTTCCAGTTCCACGTAGGCGGGGTGCTTGTCCACGCGCGACTCGTCCGTGCCGGCGCGGGTGCGCACCGACAGCGTGGGGGGATGCTTGTCGGCCACGGACGCCAGTTCGTCCATGAGGCCGCCCGCCAGTTCGCCCAGGCGCCGCAGGTGCGGCAGCAGATGCGCCTGCAGGTCGGCGGGCAGGTAGCGGCGGCTGAGCGCCTCGGCATAGGGGTCCGCGTCGAACAGGTTCAGCCCCCGGGAGTCCGGGACGGGCGTGGTGGTGGCGGCAACGGGCAAGACGGGGGTATCCATGGCGGCATCCGGGGACGAGGGCGGGAGATGGCCTATGGTGCGGGGCTTGATTAATCTATTCAAATACTGTTTTGATGTAGATCAATCCAAAGAAAATATAGATCTGCCTAGGGAGCGATGCATGGACCTGGACCCGCGCCTGCTGCGGTATTTCATCGCCGTGGCCGAGGAACGCCATTTCAGCCGGGCGGCGGCGCGCCTGCACATTTCCCAGCCGCCGCTCAGCTATGCGATCCGCCAGCTGGAAGAAAACGTCGGCGCGCGCCTGCTGGCCCGCACCAGCCGGCACGTGGAACTGACCGACGCCGGACAGGTGCTGTATCGCGAGGCGCACATCCTGCTGCGCCAGGCCGAGGAGGTGCGCACGCTGGTGCGGCAGGTGGACGCGGGCCTGCGCGGGCGCCTGCGCATCGGCTTCGTGGGATCGATGCTGTATCGGGGCCTGCCCGCGCTGCTGAATGCCATGCGGGCGGCGCTGCCGGATGTGGAACACGTATTGACCGAACTGAACTCGCACGACCAGATCGAGGCGGTGCGGCGCGGCGAGCAGGACCTGGGCTTCATCCACGCCAATCCGGTGCCGGACGGGGTGCAGGCGCGCGACCTGATGGCCGAGCCCTTCGTGGTCTGCCTGCCGGACGCGCATCCGCTGGCGGGTCGCGAATCGGTGGGGCTGGCGGAGCTGGCGTCGGATGATTTCGTGTTTTTCGCCCGCGCGGCCTCGCCCAGCTATTACGAGACGGTGCTGTCGATGTGCGTGTCGGCCGGCTTCACGCCGGCGATCCGGCACGAGGTGCGCCACTGGCTGAGCGTGGCGTCGCTGGTGTCGCAGGGGCTGGGGGTGTCGATCGTGCCGGCCTGCCTGTCGCGCAGCGGGCTGGCGGGCACCCGCTTCATCGCTTTCGAGCACAAGGCGCGCTCGATCAGCCAGGTGATCTGGCCTGATACGGCGCGTTCGCCCCTGCAGGAGCGCGCGGTGGCGCTGGTGGCGCAGGCGTTTCCGCCGCCGCCGAGCGCCGCCGCGGGGTGAGGATCAGCGGAACACGACGGTCTTGTTGCGGTTCAGCAGGATGCGGTGCTCGACGTGGCTGCGCACGGCGCGCGACAGCACCAGCGATTCGATGTCGCTGCCCACCTGAGTGAGGTCCTGGGCGGTCATCGTGTGATCGACGCGCTCGATGTCCTGGTCGATGATCGGGCCTTCGTCCAGGTCCGAGGTCACGTAGTGGGCGGTGGCGCCGATGATCTTCACGCCGCGCGCATGGGCCTGGTGATAGGGCCGCGCGCCCTTGAAGCTGGGCAGGAAGCTGTGGTGGATGTTGATCGCGCGGCCGGTCAGGGCGCGGCACATGTCGGCCGACAGGATCTGCATGTAGCGGGCCAGCACGACCAGGTCGATGTTTGCCTTGTCGACGATCTCCAGGACCTGCTTTTCCTGTTCCAGCTTGGTGTCGGGCGTGACCGGCAGGTAGTGGAACGGGATGCCGTAGGACGCGGCCAGGCTGGCGTAATCGTTGTGGTTGGAGACGATTGCCGCCACGTCGGCGTGCAGATGGCCGCTGTGCACGCGGAACAGCAGGTCGTTCAGGCAGTGGCCCTGCTTGCTGACCATGATCAGCAGGCGCTCCTTGCGGCGCGCGTCGTGCAGCTTGAGTTCCATGCCGTAATCGGCGGACAGGGTATCCAGGCGGGCGCGCAGGTCGTCGGCGGCCACGTTGACCGGCAGGTCGAAGTGCACGCGCAGGAAGAAGCGGCCCGTCTCTTCGTCGCCGAATTGCTGCGAATCCAGGATGTTGCAACCCAGTTCGAACAACAGGCCGCTGACGCGGTAGACGATGCCGGTGCGGTCGGGGCAGGACAGGGTCAGGATGTAGTCGTTGTGCTGCATGGCGGGGAT includes:
- a CDS encoding LysR family transcriptional regulator, with product MDLDPRLLRYFIAVAEERHFSRAAARLHISQPPLSYAIRQLEENVGARLLARTSRHVELTDAGQVLYREAHILLRQAEEVRTLVRQVDAGLRGRLRIGFVGSMLYRGLPALLNAMRAALPDVEHVLTELNSHDQIEAVRRGEQDLGFIHANPVPDGVQARDLMAEPFVVCLPDAHPLAGRESVGLAELASDDFVFFARAASPSYYETVLSMCVSAGFTPAIRHEVRHWLSVASLVSQGLGVSIVPACLSRSGLAGTRFIAFEHKARSISQVIWPDTARSPLQERAVALVAQAFPPPPSAAAG
- a CDS encoding tripartite tricarboxylate transporter substrate binding protein produces the protein MKRHFAPLLLAVAAAAAAVTAAPAAAADAFPTARPVTLVVPFPPGGPTDALARRLADKLREPLKQNVIVENRSGAGGNIGSEYVAAAKPDGYTILFGTSGPLAINVSLYKNQGYNPETSFAPIIRIGHLPNILVVNPSVPANNLQELIAYARQNPDKLSYASSGNGASSHLAGILFNRMANTQIMHIPYKGTGPALNDLLGGQVSMSFTDILTALPYVKAGKLRAIGLASAQRSDALPDLPTLSEQGLAGYDVSVFFGIVAPKDTPAEVVSTLNQAFRTALSDPAIGQTLRAQGIVEAQDKTPQGLSAFIGTEVPKWRALIKSANVSID
- the purU gene encoding formyltetrahydrofolate deformylase, with the translated sequence MQHNDYILTLSCPDRTGIVYRVSGLLFELGCNILDSQQFGDEETGRFFLRVHFDLPVNVAADDLRARLDTLSADYGMELKLHDARRKERLLIMVSKQGHCLNDLLFRVHSGHLHADVAAIVSNHNDYASLAASYGIPFHYLPVTPDTKLEQEKQVLEIVDKANIDLVVLARYMQILSADMCRALTGRAINIHHSFLPSFKGARPYHQAHARGVKIIGATAHYVTSDLDEGPIIDQDIERVDHTMTAQDLTQVGSDIESLVLSRAVRSHVEHRILLNRNKTVVFR
- a CDS encoding acyl-CoA dehydrogenase family protein; this translates as MDTPVLPVAATTTPVPDSRGLNLFDADPYAEALSRRYLPADLQAHLLPHLRRLGELAGGLMDELASVADKHPPTLSVRTRAGTDESRVDKHPAYVELERLAYSEFGLAALSHRGGVLGWPEPMPAAAKYALSHLFVQAEFGLCCPVSMTDSLARTLRKFGDPALVERVLPQVTSQDFDTLRQGAMFMTEQGAGSDVSATEVTAQAQDDGTWRIHGDKWFCSNPDAGFAMVLARSEAQPGLKGVSLFLLPRDLADGTHNHYRILRLKDKLGTRSMASGEIRLEGAVAWLVGERGRGFKHMADMINNSRLSNGMRAAGLMRRAVTEAVYVSQHRRAFGKRLIDMPLMQRQLVKMTVWAEQARSVMFQTARALADADQGAADPALARILTPLIKFRACRDARKVTGDAMEVRGGCGYIEEWTEPRLVRDAHLGSIWEGTSNIVALDVLRAIKKENSLPALRSHIDRLLAEGVPCPAGLADAQADALEKTYALAEHAAQGDHAELARQAASLLYHAVSMAALRWEATGAGLESRARLADQVLLHRLAPRDPYAIPPDESVACRAILQYAL